Part of the Neoarius graeffei isolate fNeoGra1 chromosome 15, fNeoGra1.pri, whole genome shotgun sequence genome is shown below.
TGAGATAATTAGACAatttcaaacatccatccatccatgattatttgtagccgcttatcctgtacagggttgcaggcaaaatGGAGCCTAGAATttcaaacatttatttatcattttagAGAAGTAATTAGGAAACTGTAAAATAACTTACCAACTGGAAAAGTTGGTGTACCAGTTTGATTAGCTTGGTCTGTTTTGGAAGCTAGTAGCTGGACAGGCCAAGCTGGTATTGCACAATTAATATTATTCTCTGCAAACAGCTCTGTCCCTGATCATGGAGCTGTAGGTTCTCAACTGCAAGACTCTCAACTGACCAACTGATCATTAATAATTGGGACTGTGTACTGCATATGGGTGCAtatgagtttgcatgctctccccgtgtccgcgtgggtttcctctgggtgcgccggtttcccccacagtccaaagacatgcaggttaggttaactggtgactctaaattgaccgtaggtgtgaatgtgagtgtgaatggctgtttgtgtctatgtgtcagccctgcgataacctggcgacttgtccagggtgtaccccgcctctcgtcagctgggataggctccagcttgcctgcgactctgtagaacaggataagcggctacagatgatggatggatggatggatggatgtacggtATCTGCTGCATTGGAATTCTAAAACCTGCTTAAAAATATTTAAAAGCTAGTGTGCATTCCTGTCGATAACAGTAGACTTCCCACTTCTAACAATTTTTATACCAGGCCACAGCTGAATGGAAAGCTTTGTATATGGCTGAATTTTGTGTACAGATGAGGCCACCTCCTCTCCATGCCTGTGTGCTCTCTCTGTTCAGGTCCCCTAGACAAGTCCACTGGGTTTGGTGTTCCCAAGAGACACACCACTTGGAGTGGTCTTCATAAGAGCTGAAAGTCACCAGCTTAGGCAGACAGACCCTTTTGATATTCATCACATGGTAAGGAAGTGAGCAGTTGGAAGGAAGTTCGTGGGTTGTCCGCTGCCATGTTTCCACTAGCAAGTCTGTCTGCAGTGTCTGTGCTATCCAGCCAGCATAAACGTCTGGTAATGTGAATACATGGGAGGCAATGATCAAAGATCAGGCGACAACAGTTTGAGAAGTTACAATATGaacatacactgatcagccataacattaaaaccattgACAGGTaacgtgaataacactgattatcttattacagtggcacctgtcaaagggtgggatatattaggcagtaagTGAACAGTCAATTCTCgatgttgatgtgttggaagcaggaaaaagggATAAATGTAagaatctgagtgactttgagggccaaattgtgatagctAGAGGACTGGGTTATGGCATCCCCAGAGCAGGAGGCCTTGTATGGTGTTCCCACCAAAATTAGTacataccaaaagtggtccaaggaagggcaaTTTGTGAACCAGCAACAGGATCATGGACACCTAATGCTGATAGATGCACATAGGGAGCGAAGGCTAATCCATCTGGTCTTATCCTACAAGCTCAGTTTGCTGCATAAGGGGCTGCATAGTCGCAAACctgtcagaatgcccaagtgATCCCTGTCCACCACCAAAAGTGCTTACAATgggcacatgagcatcagaactggaccatggagcaatggaagaatgtggcctggtctgatgatcaCATTTCCTTTTACATCATATGGATGTCCGTGTACATGTGCATTGTTTGCCTGGAGAAGAGATGgtaaggatgcactatgggaagaaggtaaGCTGGTTAAGGCAGTGTGACGCTCTGGACAATGTTCTGCCAGGAAACCTTGGgtgctggcattcatgtggatgttattttgatatgtaccacctacctaaacattgttgcagactaaGTACACGTCTTCATGGCAACTGTAAAATGGCATGTTTCAGCAGGGTAATgtgccctgccacactgcaaaaattgttcaggaatggtttgaggaaggcAGCACGGAGGTGcagtgcactgtcacctcacagcaagaaggttctgggtttggacCTTGTAGCCAACTGGGACCTTTCCTTGTGGGATTTGCAAGTTTGCTTTGAGCCTCTGGTTTcctttccacagtccaaagacatgcagattagagcaactggctactctaaattgcccatacagtaggtgtgagtgtgaatgcttgtttgtctctgttaccccttttccaccaaatcagttccagggctggtttggggccagtgctgatgctggttcacaactcgttcaactcgcaagccagctgagaaccagtttgcttttccatagctcgcggtgctaagggaagacacgtcagttacgtcgctgtatacgtcagttacgttgctacatttgcataaaccttggcacgaatatcgaagcaaaaacaacatggaagaagcagcagcagcaacaacaataataatggatgacgtcgcgtttgtacagctgctgcttctcgttgcttaaaaatggcgatctttcacggtcttgttattgttgttggtcttaacaactcccccccgacgtaagtggttctttcctctggcccagcagagggttggtgctagcctggaaccggtttttctggccccagagccagttctttgtcagtggaaacagaaaaccctgttccaaactaagcattggccccgaaccagccctggaactgctttggtggaaaaggggcatgtgttagccttgtgatagattggtgacctgtccagggtgtaccccagctcttgcctgaagtcagcttcAGAGCTGGCACaagggggacctacacaataggcaggtggttttaatgtcatGGCTGATAAGTGTATAGTGAGACAGAATAGTGAAATAAACAACACTAGGGTGCTATACTATTTATGATCAAAACCTGGATTTTGAAACTATGCATCTAGTGGTAATATCAAAATGACTACACATGCACAACATGCAGAAAACAAGGTAAACTGTGTATCCTAAAAAGTTCCACTGCCCCGGTCACAAAGAAAGTCAATAGTTACTCAAGAGGAACTGAACTTTCACATAATCAAAAACAGACGTTTGGGTGACATTAGACGTGATCACTGTTATCCAGCATGTATGTTAATAAAAATGGGGAGAAATAAGTGCACAGTATAATTAAAATACAGACATTCTCTTACCATCAACATAGCTGTGTGATTTGGAAAAACTGAGAAAAGTCTCTCCCTTGACTGACATCAACTTTTCAAGCCTTCTGTTGGGAACCACAGTCACTCTTTTGCCAGCACACATCTGTACCATTTCTGCCATCTCTTTCTGAAAGGTTGATGGCATTGAGCAGTTGTATGTGTATGGGTTAATATATGCTAGCTGCTTtgctgtttaaaaaaagaaaagaaaaaatagatATTTCATCATCATTTAAAGTCAGGAGCATGAATGATATGTATGAAGCAGTAAATATACAGCATTTTTATCTGTAACATGAAGTAGAAATTTACAGAATACATGATAAAAATATGCCAGTGCTGTGTGTGCAGCCATAGTCTTATGGTCATATATAAGAAGTAGTTCTATTAATGGCTTAATGCATTACTTAATGTTTGCTTACATATTTTTTGGAGCTGTTTGTAACTGTAGGTTGTACACTGAACACTCTGGCCGTATAATTTTCCAGTAGAGGGATAGCCAAAACCCATTTTGGGGAAAGGTGGAAAGTGAGGAATGCTGTGTGTTAGccaaaatccttgaaactggtcAAAAAGCAGTGCCCCTGGACAACACATCACACAGTAATCACACAGTAGTCACTCAGTGTAAAAATGACTtgcaaattacattacattacttgATGGCCATTCTGATGATAACCTGTGGTCAGCGTCAATATGAAATGAAGAAAAGCTTCACGTGTTAACAACTGGCAGATCTGATGTACAATAGATAAACTTTGCTATTTGATAGGGGTTTGGCATCAATCTCAGTCCACAGCATTTATCAGTTGTGCTCTTTGTACTTGAATGCCCCTCTGTCAAAGCAGCAACCCCTTTTTTTtcttatctttaaaaaaaaagtaatcactTTTACATGAACAGTGGAAATCCAATGGTACTATAGCTGTCAAATAAACCATACAAGATTTCTGGGACTTTGAAACATCTAAATTTGACCTATACAAAAGTATAAAATAGTGCAATAGTACCTTTTGTGTGTCCATAATGATTCTGATATTTCAGTACTGGAGGAGCATCGTTGTAAAGCATGTATGCTGAGCTGTTTGACTGTTAAAACAATTCAGCATTAGTATCATAATCCTAAAATAGCTGCATGTAATTAATGCACTGTAAATACACTGAT
Proteins encoded:
- the dnase2b gene encoding deoxyribonuclease-2-beta, with amino-acid sequence MVLFWSFCLLFFQVFFFSGSLCEGEISCLNEDGQPVDWFILYKLPKYRQGNVGSGVDYMYLDPSLSSWQMSKHVVNTSEGALGRTLSQLYQRYESNSSAYMLYNDAPPVLKYQNHYGHTKGALLFDQFQGFWLTHSIPHFPPFPKMGFGYPSTGKLYGQSVQCTTYSYKQLQKISKQLAYINPYTYNCSMPSTFQKEMAEMVQMCAGKRVTVVPNRRLEKLMSVKGETFLSFSKSHSYVDDVYAGWIAQTLQTDLLVETWQRTTHELPSNCSLPYHVMNIKRVCLPKLVTFSSYEDHSKWCVSWEHQTQWTCLGDLNRESTQAWRGGGLICTQNSAIYKAFHSAVAWYKNC